A genomic region of Haliaeetus albicilla chromosome 8, bHalAlb1.1, whole genome shotgun sequence contains the following coding sequences:
- the ANKLE1 gene encoding ankyrin repeat and LEM domain-containing protein 1 isoform X1: MPLHVAASWGCCRCLEVPLKKGGVPELRDQDGKRAIDLALGQGNRACVQILRDLQYARGWAPTEDLGGPGCSLSFLTEDGTEDSVFSQLPEDGSETGPLSSTRRSQLEELELGGGCGLGEPPLWLDCPPEPPSLCIPSFTPWPQVDPRGSALPPQPLASSTLLSAGDELGEGPQSQTMGGRMGGPPQALLKPSTGDSPCPQQDFGPSGSLNSPQPQSCSRVLGAHRASPVAPVFRGGLSSCSVACQSPGMWHGDIPGAAAQHRRSVPRGRALGRHWAGLPPDLGTAVLEAGAGDWDRSSLGDSSSASERFVTAVETMEPTEARGCPGVWHRRSPQPRAAAGSELGEAPSPTGAATWELPPASPPNAERVQSEDFWGTSRAAPCCKDGSDVGDVGELLAQLQGCSLQGSPPCTPGPLPSPASLTTGDVTPWDQEPHSHRHVTPRTKSRLRASAARLSASSSSSLFDETLEMPQRPPRLRAPRGVPKDPVTTSGRCITLGDEDVSSRDGEGTGSLDDTEILPGAPSQPSSPPGASSSPSSSPTVLLVPGDHGCPQDSPSDAQGSPGSSPTVLLVPGDHGHPQESPSDSQGSPSSSPTVLVVAGDHGHPQDSPSDAWDSPHAAGSPNPRVLEDGSGWQDTLPLGTCQPPRPHGTFSRLPAPRLPGSTVVELGTLAVPLSPTGCGAHRTTDHLEDEERGRVPTKQHSPSTEAIASPEDPTAQDGRACTAPPRPLSDEALRRRLRALGDDPGPVTELTRWLYLRRLEELVRGHWGRPAAAPGHSPELAAALRTGCVPDCTQDELALVRQFDRPDRSRHWREGLVKSSFNYLLLDPRTTQNLPLRSHRLSPAECFRTFIEAIFYVGKGTRARPYCHLAEALSQHRGGTRKGCPKVRRILEIWASGQGVISVHCFQNTVPAEAYTREGCLVEALGLQTITNQRKGNCYGVAASWPADQRRRLGVHMLHRAMRIFLAEGERQLRPADIQGGR; encoded by the exons ATGCCGCTGCACGTTGCCGCGTCCTGGGGGTGCTGCAGGTGCCTTGAGGTCCCGCTGAAGAAAGGGGGGGTCCCGGAGCTCCGAGACCAG GATGGGAAACGAGCCATCGACCTGGCGCTGGGACAGGGCAACCGTGCGTGTGTGCAGATCCTGCGGGACTTGCAATATGCCCGAGGTTGGGCCCCCACGGAGG AcctggggggtcctgggtgctCCCTGTCCTTCCTGACCGAGGATGGCACCGAAGACAGCGTCTTCTCCCAGCTCCCTGAGGATGGGTCAGAGACCGGGCCCCTGAGCAGCACCCGCAGGTcccagctggaggagctggagctggggggcGGCTGTGGTTTGGGGGAGCCCCCGCTCTGGCTGGATTGTCCCCCGGAGCCCCCTTCCCTCTGCATCCCCTCCTTCACCCCATGGCCCCAGGTAGACCCCAGGGGCTCAGCTctccccccacagcccctcgCCTCCAGCACGCTGCTTTCGGCCGGGGATGAGCTCGGGGAGGGACCCCAGAGCCAGACCATGGGGGGAAGGATGGGGGGTCCCCCCCAGGCTCTCCTCAAGCCTAGCACTGGGGACAGCCCCTGTCCCCAGCAGGATTTTGGTCCCAGTGGGTCCCTGaactccccccagccccagtctTGTAGCAGGGTCCTGGGGGCACACAGGGCATCTCCCGTGGCTCCCGTGTTCCGTGGTGGCCTGAGCAGCTGCTCCGTGGCGTGCCAGAGCCCGGGGATGTGGCACGGTGACATCCCAggtgctgcagctcagcaccGTCGCAGTGTCCCCCGGGGACGAGCACTGGGCCGGCACTGGGCTGGGCTGCCCCCCGACCTGGGGACGGCAGTGCTCgaagctggggctggggactgGGACCGCAGCAGCCTTGGggacagcagcagtgccagcgAGCGCTTCGTCACTGCCGTGGAGACCATGGAGCCCACCGAGGCCAGGGGGTGCCCGGGGGTTTGGCACCGccgctccccccagcccagggcagccGCAGGGTCAGAGCTGGGCGAAGCCCCTTCCCCAACCGGAGCTGCCACCTGGGAGCtgccccctgccagccccccaaATGCGGAGCGGGTGCAGAGTGAGGATTTTTGGGGCACCTCAAGGGCAGCCCCTTGCTGCAAGGATGGCTCAGATGTGGGTGATGTAGGGGAGCTGCTTGCCCAGCTCCAGGggtgcagcctccagggttCCCCCCCCTGCACTCCAGGACCCCTTCCCAGCCCGGCCAGTCTCACCACTGGGGATGTCACCCCCTGGGACCAGGAACCCCACAGTCACCGCCACGTCACCCCCAGGACAAAGAGCCGCCTCCGGGCCTCTGCAGCACGGCTCagtgcctcctcttcctcctccctcttcgATGAGACGCTGGAGATGCCTCAGAGGCCCCCCAGGCTCAGAGCACCCCGGGGTGTCCCCAAGGACCCTGTCACCACCTCAGGGCGCTGCATCACCCTGGGGGATGAGGATGTGTCTAGCAGGGATGGAGAGGGGACAGGCTCTTTGGATGACACTGAGATCCTCCCTGGAgcccccagccagcccagctcgCCCCCAGGGGCCAGCAGCTCCCCTAGCTCCAGCCCCACAGTCCTGCTGGTCCCTGGGGACCACGGCTGCCCCCAGGACTCCCCGTCAGATGCTCAGGGCTCCCCTGGATCTAGCCCCACAGTCCTGCTGGTCCCTGGGGACCACGGCCATCCCCAGGAGTCCCCATCAGATTCTCAGGGCTCCCCCAGCTCTAGCCCCACGGTCCTGGTGGTCGCTGGGGACCACGGCCACCCCCAGGACTCCCCATCGGATGCTTGGGACTCCCCCCATGCTGCTGGCAGCCCCAACCCCAGGGTGCTGGAGGATGGTTCTGGGTGGCAGGACACCTTGCCCTTGGGGACATGCCAGCCCCCACGGCCCCACGGGACCTTCAGCCGCCTCCCAGCCCCTCGGCTGCCAGGCAGCACTGTGGTGGAGCTGGGGACCCTGGCCGTCCCGCTCTCGCCCACCGGCTGCGGCGCTCACCGCACCACGGACCACCTCGAGGATGAAGAGCGGGGACGGGTACCCaccaagcagcacagccccagcacagaGGCCATcgccagccccgaggaccccaCGGCCCAGGACGGGCGAGCGTGCACAGCACCACCGCGGCCCCTCTCGGATGAAGCTCTGCGCCGGCGGCTGCGGGCGCTGGGGGATGATCCAGGGCCCGTCACGGAGCTCACCAGGTGGCTGTACCTGCggcggctggaggagctggtgagGGGACACTGGGGGAGGCCGGCAG CCGCTCCAGGGCACAGCCCCGAGCTGGCGGCCGCGCTGCGGACCGGCTGTGTCCCTGACTGCACCCAGGATGAGCTGGCACTGGTCCGGCAATTTGACCGCCCCGACCGGAGCCGGCACTGGCGGGAAGGGCTGGTCAAGTCCAGCTTCAACTACCTCCTCCTCGACCCCAG GACCACCCAGAACCTGCCGCTCCGCTCCCACCGCCTGAGCCCAGCCGAGTGCTTCAGGACCTTCATCGAAGCCATCTTCTATGTGGGCAAGGGGACGCGTGCCCGACCCTACTGCCACCTTGCCGAGGCGCTGAGCCAGCACCGTGGTGGGACACGGAAG GGTTGCCCCAAGGTGCGGCGCATCCTGGAGATCTGGGCGAGCGGGCAGGGCGTCATCTCTGTGCACTGCTTCCAGAACACTGTCCCGGCAGAGGCTTACACACGGGAGGGCTGCCTCGTGGAGGCTCTGG GGCTGCAGACCATCACCAACCAGAGGAAAGGGAACTGCTACGGTGTGGCGGCAAGCTGGCCAGCGGACCAACGCCGGCGCCTGGGTGTTCACATGCTGCACAGGGCCATGCGCATCTTCCTGGCCGAGGGTGAGCGGCAACTCCGGCCGGCGGACATCCAGGGTGGGCGCTGa